The following proteins are encoded in a genomic region of Liolophura sinensis isolate JHLJ2023 chromosome 7, CUHK_Ljap_v2, whole genome shotgun sequence:
- the LOC135470673 gene encoding pancreatic lipase-related protein 2-like produces MNHVEHAWNALGRAINGRDYHSRTLQELAQALTDRWTALPVAIMKNLVDTVYEEFFTCLHDGGLFYRWEKCTDILHVIEELSYDVNVFSVNWYEGANSQYYGQSAANTRRVGEIVADFIRQLRNVTGASYDSQHLIGLSLGAHVCGFAGASLDGQLARITGMDPAGPCFRFSGPDSRLSKDDAVFVDVIHTDGDHLLQGGFGTELPMGDADFYPNGGENQPGCKRLAQQLLALITDGFKGVGSGMMCSHLRSQHLFRNSINPANSFKAYPCDTQDDYETCTTCGTRGCSRMGYHASPQQHGIYTLRTQSGPPYSFDF; encoded by the exons ATGAACCATGTCGAGCATGCCTGGAATGCCTTAGGCCGAGCCATCAATGGCAGGGACTATCATTCGCGAACTCTACAGGAGTTAGCCCAGGCTCTGACTGATAGGTGGACCGCCCTGCCCGTTGCCATTATGAAGAACCTTGTGGACA ccgtatatgaagaatttttcacctgccTGCACGACGGAGGTCTGTTTTATAGGTGGGAGAAATGCACGGACATTTTGCACGTTATTGAGGAACTGTCC TATGACGTCAACGTCTTCAGCGTCAACTGGTACGAGGGGGCGAACAGTCAGTACTACGGTCAGTCAGCGGCCAACACCCGTCGGGTTGGGGAGATAGTTGCAGACTTTATTCGACAGCTGAGGAATGTTACGGGAGCTTCGTATGACAGCCAACACCTGATTGGGCTCAGTTTGGGCGCTCATGTCTGCGGCTTTGCAGGGGCCAGTCTAGATGGACAACTCGCTAGAATTACAG GGATGGATCCTGCGGGACCTTGTTTCCGGTTTTCTGGCCCTGACAGCCGACTCAGCAAGGACGATGCCGTGTTCGTGGACGTCATTCACACGGATGGAGATCACCTTCTCCAAGGAG GCTTCGGAACTGAATTGCCTATGGGAGACGCCGACTTCTACCCTAATGGCGGAGAAAACCAGCCCGGATGTAAAAGGCTCGCCCAGCAACTCCTTGCCCTCATCACAGACGGATTCAAAG GGGTGGGAAGCGGCATGATGTGCAGCCATCTGCGATCCCAGCATCTGTTCCGAAACTCCATCAACCCTGCCAACTCCTTCAAGGCCTACCCCTGCGATACACAGGACGATTACGAGACATGCACTACCTGTGGGACCAGGGGCTGTTCCAGGATGGGCTATCACGCATCACCACAGCAGCATGGAATCTACACCCTGCGCACGCAAAGTGGACCTCCTTACAGCTTTGATTTCTAG
- the LOC135471908 gene encoding centromere protein V-like: protein MSVSDSDVVRHSGGCHCGRVQFEVWAPAILKVIKCNCTICTMKQNHHFIVPESRFRLIEGAENLTTYTFNTHKAKHMFCKTCGIQSFYRPRSNPDGYGVMPHCLVPGTVDKTEYESFDGREWESSMAKHPSISERSKLPE, encoded by the exons ATGTCTGTCAGTGATTCCGACGTGGTACGCCATTCGGGTGGCTGTCACTGTGGTCGCGTGCAGTTTGAGGTTTGGGCTCCAGCAatcctgaaggtcatcaagtgCAA ttgCACAATATGTACAATGAAGCAAAATCACCACTTCATCGTACCGGAATCCAGATTTCGACTTATTGAG gGTGCTGAAAACTTGACAACCTACACATTTAATACCCATAAGGCCAAACATATGTTTTGTAAAACGTGTGGAATACAGAGTTTTTATAGGCCCCGGAGTAACCCTGACGGCTACG GTGTCATGCCCCATTGTCTAGTTCCAGGGACCGTTGACAAAACAGAGTATGAAAGCTTTgatggcagagaatgggagTCGTCCATGGCGAAACACCCGTCCATTAGCGAGCGTTCAAAACTGCCTGAATAA